The Hemiscyllium ocellatum isolate sHemOce1 chromosome 41, sHemOce1.pat.X.cur, whole genome shotgun sequence genome has a window encoding:
- the LOC132834617 gene encoding zinc finger protein 239-like: MNKSWKCGHCRKGFHDPTAFEIHEHSHTGERPFICFLCEKGFGAISNLLTVQQVHAVGRPFMSDCRKGLADISTQLTHKRVHTLKTVFPCLDCGKGFTNSANLLRHKQVHTGERPYTCCECGKGFAQSSGLVIHQRIHTGERPFACSQCGKGFTDSHTLLQHERIHTGERPFTCSQCGRGFTQLSNLQAHQRVHTGERPFICSQCGKGFTQSSHLQVHQRVHTGERPFICSQCGKGFTCSSHLQAHQRVHTRERPFTCSLCGKEFSHLSNLRTHQRVHTGGRPYACSQCGKEFTRLSNLQRHQRVHTGERPFTCAQCGKGFSHLSNLQAHQRVHTGERPFSCSQCGKGFTQLSNLQRHQRVHTGERPFTCFQCAKGFTRLSSLQKHQRVHK, from the coding sequence ATGAATAAATCCTGGAAATGTGGGCACTGTAGAAAGGGATTCCATGACCCAACTGCATTTGAGATTCATGAGCACAGCcatactggggagaggccgttcatctGTTTtctgtgtgagaaaggattcggCGCTATCTCTAAtctgctgacagtgcagcaagtTCATGCTGTTGGCAGGCCATTCATGTCTGACTGTAGGAAGGGACTTGCTGATATATCTACCCAACTGACACACAAGCGTGTTCACACGCTGAAGACGGTATTCCCCTGcttggattgtgggaagggattcaccaATTCAGCAAACCTCTTGAGACACAAGcaagttcacactggggagaggccgtacaCTTGCTGTGAGTGTGGGAAAGGATTTGCTCAGTCGTCTGGCTTGGTTATTCACCAAcggattcacactggggagaggccgttcgcctgctcccagtgcgggaagggattcactgATTCGCACACCCTGTTGCAACATGAACgaattcacaccggggagaggccattcacctgctctcagtgcgggaggGGATTCACCCAGTTATCCAACCTGCAAGctcaccagcgagttcacaccggggagagaccattcatctgttctcagtgcgggaagggattTACACAGTCATCCCACCTGCAAgtacaccagcgagttcacactggggagagaccattcatctGTTcacagtgtgggaagggattcacatGTTCATCCCATCTGCAAGCACACCAacgggtccacaccagggagaggccattcacttgcTCTCTGTGTGGGAAGGAATTCTCTCACTTATCCAACCTGCGAacacaccagcgggttcacactgggggGAGGCCATACgcctgctctcagtgtgggaaggaaTTTACTCGATTATCCAACCTGCagagacaccagcgagttcacactggggagaggccattcacctgcgctcagtgcgggaagggcttctcTCACTTATCCAACCTACAagcacaccagcgagttcacaccggggagaggccattcagctgctcgcagtgcgggaagggattcactcaactATCCAACCTGCagagacaccagcgagttcacaccggggagaggcccttcacctgcttTCAATGTGCAAAGGGGTTCACTCGATTGTCTAGCCTACAgaaacaccagcgagttcacaaatGA